A genomic stretch from Pontivivens ytuae includes:
- a CDS encoding pseudouridine synthase, translating to MTDTPKDGERIAKRIARAGRASRREAERLIEAGRVRVNGKPIDSPALNVTDRDRIEVDGELLAEAEAARLWRYHKPTGLVTTARDEKGRPTVFDRLPPELPRVMSVGRLDLNSEGLLLLTNDGELKRRLELPSTGWTRKYRVRAKGTPTEADLAPLERGITIEGERFRPMSVTLDRQQGANCWLTIGLREGKNREIRRALAEIGLDVNRLIRVSYGPFQLGELATGAVEEIKPKILRDQLGVKAVPQKEQRAKTKPAANPSKSLRRRR from the coding sequence ATGACCGACACACCCAAAGACGGCGAGCGGATCGCCAAGCGGATCGCGCGCGCCGGCCGCGCCTCCCGCCGCGAGGCCGAGCGCCTGATCGAGGCCGGCCGCGTCCGCGTCAACGGCAAGCCCATCGACAGCCCCGCGCTCAACGTCACCGACCGCGACCGCATCGAGGTGGACGGCGAGCTGCTGGCCGAGGCGGAGGCCGCGCGGCTCTGGCGCTATCACAAGCCCACCGGCCTCGTGACCACCGCGCGGGACGAGAAGGGGCGCCCCACCGTCTTCGACCGCCTGCCCCCGGAGCTGCCGCGGGTGATGAGCGTCGGGCGGCTCGATCTGAATTCCGAAGGCCTGCTGCTGCTGACCAACGATGGCGAGCTGAAACGGCGGCTGGAGCTGCCCTCCACGGGCTGGACCCGCAAGTACCGCGTCCGCGCCAAGGGCACCCCGACCGAGGCCGATCTCGCACCGCTGGAGCGTGGCATCACCATCGAGGGCGAGCGCTTCCGCCCGATGTCCGTCACCCTCGACCGGCAGCAGGGTGCCAACTGCTGGCTGACCATCGGCCTGCGCGAGGGCAAGAACCGGGAGATCCGCCGCGCCCTCGCCGAGATCGGCCTCGACGTGAACCGCCTGATCCGCGTCAGCTACGGCCCCTTCCAGCTCGGAGAGCTCGCCACCGGCGCGGTCGAGGAGATCAAACCCAAGATCCTGCGCGACCAGCTCGGCGTGAAGGCGGTCCCGCAAAAGGAGCAGCGGGCGAAGACGAAGCCCGCCGCCAATCCGTCGAAGAGCCTGCGCCGCCGGCGCTAG
- a CDS encoding zinc-binding dehydrogenase, with translation MAETMSGVVLTGHGEADRLEWRDDLPVPRPGTGEVLVRVAASSVNNTDINTRIGWYNKSVRGATDAPTGEAAEGSWSGDVLNFPLIQGADCCGHIAEVGAGVDPARIGERVLVRALQTVPGPHGHPVTWTFGSECDGGFAQYTVARAEDALAVNSDWSDLELGTVPCAYSTAEGMLQRADLGAERVLITGASGGVGAAAVQLALARGAEVTAISSAAKADALREMGASRVLDRDETPAADSFEVVVDLVGGPGFPPLLDALCPNGRYVVAGAIAGPIVELDLRTLYLRDLTLLGSTTQPDTILPDVIKLIEAGRLTPNIAQVFDLQDIHAAQAAFMAKTHVGKIALRVP, from the coding sequence ATGGCGGAGACGATGAGCGGTGTCGTGCTGACGGGCCATGGCGAGGCGGACAGGCTGGAATGGCGCGACGACTTGCCGGTGCCGCGGCCCGGTACAGGCGAGGTGCTGGTCCGCGTCGCCGCAAGCTCGGTCAACAACACCGACATCAACACCCGCATCGGCTGGTACAACAAGTCGGTGCGCGGCGCGACCGATGCTCCGACAGGCGAGGCGGCGGAGGGGAGCTGGTCGGGCGACGTCCTGAACTTCCCACTGATCCAGGGCGCCGATTGCTGCGGCCACATTGCGGAGGTCGGCGCGGGCGTGGACCCGGCCCGGATCGGCGAACGGGTCCTCGTGCGGGCGCTGCAGACCGTGCCCGGCCCGCACGGACACCCGGTGACATGGACCTTCGGCTCCGAATGCGACGGCGGCTTCGCGCAATACACTGTCGCACGGGCCGAGGACGCACTCGCGGTGAACAGCGACTGGTCCGATCTCGAACTCGGCACCGTGCCCTGCGCCTATTCGACGGCCGAGGGGATGCTGCAACGCGCGGACCTCGGCGCCGAGCGGGTGCTGATCACCGGCGCCTCCGGCGGTGTCGGAGCGGCCGCGGTTCAGCTCGCCCTCGCCCGCGGGGCGGAGGTAACGGCGATCTCCTCCGCAGCAAAGGCCGATGCGCTGCGGGAAATGGGCGCCAGCCGGGTGCTCGACCGCGACGAGACGCCCGCGGCGGACAGCTTCGAGGTCGTCGTGGACCTCGTCGGCGGCCCCGGCTTTCCGCCCCTGCTCGACGCGCTGTGCCCCAATGGCCGCTACGTGGTCGCGGGTGCCATCGCCGGGCCGATCGTGGAGCTCGATCTGCGCACGCTCTACCTGCGCGACCTCACGCTGCTCGGCTCGACCACGCAGCCCGACACCATCCTGCCCGACGTGATCAAGCTGATCGAGGCGGGGCGGCTGACACCCAACATCGCGCAGGTCTTCGATCTGCAGGACATCCACGCGGCGCAAGCAGCCTTCATGGCGAAGACCCATGTGGGCAAGATCGCGCTGCGCGTGCCGTAG
- a CDS encoding NAD(P)/FAD-dependent oxidoreductase: protein MPERRSALIVGAGINGLCTARELVLRGWQVTVVERGPLPNPEAASWDHHRLIRSHYAGSPGLAARMPEASAAWDRLFTDLDARPYVPCGVFSLSREPGDWTDRARAAFAETGLPHRVVASEDLSTELPMVEPAGVRYALMTEDGGALLSDRIIEGLVHWLEARGVTLLANRPVTTVDAETARVETPDGPLQADHLIVAAGVGLPALAPWFRRETHARRVAVVYADPPEDVRAAWDGAPAWVDLGGEDDLWGIPPVAGHPLKLGYGLHTRPGDPESERTATPDDTAAVLAAYQERFRGAERFTPVRTVANFYLMAPHEEFVLRAEGRTLWLSADSGHGFKFGALTGQDVADALEGDPEAVAARMRGAPLSTARASG from the coding sequence ATGCCTGAGCGTCGCTCCGCCCTCATCGTCGGCGCCGGGATCAACGGGCTTTGCACCGCGCGGGAGCTCGTCCTGCGCGGTTGGCAGGTGACGGTGGTCGAGCGCGGCCCGCTGCCGAACCCGGAGGCCGCGAGCTGGGACCACCACCGCCTGATCCGCAGCCACTATGCCGGATCACCGGGGCTCGCCGCGCGGATGCCGGAGGCGTCCGCAGCTTGGGACCGCCTCTTCACCGATCTCGACGCGCGGCCCTACGTGCCCTGCGGCGTGTTCTCGCTGAGCCGGGAGCCGGGGGACTGGACCGATCGCGCACGAGCGGCCTTTGCCGAGACCGGCCTGCCGCACCGCGTGGTGGCATCCGAGGACCTGTCCACCGAACTCCCGATGGTCGAGCCCGCGGGCGTCCGCTACGCGCTGATGACCGAGGATGGCGGCGCGCTCCTCTCCGACCGGATCATCGAGGGCCTGGTGCACTGGCTGGAGGCACGGGGCGTGACGCTGCTCGCGAACCGCCCGGTGACCACGGTGGATGCCGAAACGGCGCGGGTCGAGACGCCCGATGGCCCGCTGCAAGCCGACCACCTGATCGTGGCCGCAGGGGTCGGCCTCCCCGCGCTCGCGCCGTGGTTCCGGCGCGAGACCCACGCCCGCCGTGTCGCTGTCGTCTACGCCGATCCGCCGGAGGACGTGCGCGCGGCGTGGGACGGCGCCCCCGCCTGGGTCGATCTCGGCGGTGAGGACGACCTCTGGGGCATTCCGCCCGTCGCGGGCCACCCGCTGAAGCTCGGCTACGGCCTCCACACTCGCCCCGGCGATCCCGAGAGCGAGCGCACCGCCACGCCCGACGACACCGCCGCGGTGCTCGCGGCCTATCAAGAGCGCTTCCGAGGGGCGGAGCGGTTCACCCCGGTGCGCACCGTCGCCAACTTCTACCTCATGGCGCCACACGAAGAGTTCGTGCTGCGCGCCGAGGGCCGCACCCTCTGGCTCAGCGCCGATTCCGGGCACGGCTTCAAGTTCGGCGCGCTCACCGGCCAAGACGTGGCCGACGCGCTCGAAGGTGATCCGGAGGCCGTCGCCGCCCGGATGCGCGGCGCGCCCCTTTCCACGGCGCGGGCCAGCGGCTAG
- a CDS encoding alpha/beta hydrolase, giving the protein MSRLAALLSAAVMLSGCSVSGALNAVSGSDEVDETLNLAYGPEARHRYDLYTPVDDANAPIVMFVHGGSWEDGSKDIYRFLGTALGEAGYAVAVINYRLSPEVRFPGFVEDAALAADHLLDDGRTVILMGHSAGAHIASLVAYDPRYMAALGRSNCDVAGFIGLAGAYEFLPLARGRFARIFPSEIVEQSQPVNFGRGPTPPSLLLHGLPDRTVHAEDTELMANALRSAGNPVQAEFYEGVGHIEIVGALSRYFRGRAPTYDDVTEWLDARAAAGWPTGC; this is encoded by the coding sequence ATGTCCCGCCTCGCCGCCCTCCTCTCCGCCGCCGTGATGCTCAGCGGTTGCTCCGTCTCGGGGGCGCTGAACGCGGTATCGGGCTCGGACGAGGTGGATGAGACGCTGAACCTCGCCTACGGGCCGGAGGCGCGGCACCGCTACGACCTCTACACCCCCGTCGACGATGCGAACGCGCCGATCGTCATGTTCGTCCACGGCGGATCGTGGGAGGACGGGTCCAAGGACATCTACCGCTTCCTCGGCACGGCGTTGGGCGAGGCGGGCTACGCGGTCGCCGTCATCAACTATCGCCTGAGCCCCGAGGTGCGGTTCCCGGGTTTCGTGGAGGACGCGGCCCTTGCCGCTGACCACCTGCTCGATGACGGGCGCACCGTGATCCTGATGGGCCATTCGGCGGGGGCGCATATCGCCTCGCTGGTTGCCTATGACCCGCGCTACATGGCCGCACTGGGGCGCTCGAACTGCGATGTCGCGGGCTTCATCGGACTGGCGGGGGCCTACGAATTCCTGCCGCTTGCGCGCGGCCGCTTCGCACGGATCTTCCCGTCGGAGATCGTGGAGCAGAGCCAGCCGGTGAACTTCGGCCGCGGCCCGACACCGCCCTCGCTTCTGCTGCATGGCCTGCCTGACCGTACGGTGCATGCGGAGGACACTGAGCTGATGGCAAATGCTCTGCGGTCCGCGGGCAACCCGGTGCAGGCGGAGTTCTACGAGGGCGTCGGCCATATCGAGATCGTGGGTGCCCTCTCCCGCTACTTCCGCGGCCGCGCCCCGACCTATGATGACGTGACCGAATGGCTGGACGCCCGCGCGGCGGCGGGCTGGCCGACGGGGTGCTGA
- the aspS gene encoding aspartate--tRNA ligase, which produces MHAYRTHTCADLRSEHVGDNIRLAGWVHRVRDHGGVLFIDLRDHYGVTQVLADTDSPVFSELEKVRSEWVIRIDGTVKARDAALVNPEIPTGEIEVFVRGLEVLGKAEELPLPVFGDQDYPEETRLKYRYLDLRRESLHDNMILRSNVVKSIRQRMWDIGFNEFQTPIITASSPEGARDFLVPSRLHPGKFYALPQAPQQFKQLIMVGGFDKYFQIAPCFRDEDPRADRSPTDFYQLDMEMSFVEQEDVFATIQPVVQGLFEEFGGGRKVDADWPRIPYAEAMLKYGSDKPDLRNPIEMQVVSDHFRGSGFAIFAKLLEQEGTEIRAIPAPTGGSRKFCDRMNKFAQEQGLPGMGYIFWRDAEGGMEAAGPLAKNIGPERTEAIRQQLGLGVGDAAFFLGGKPETFEGVAGRARNVIGEELGLSETDSFRFAWIVDFPMYEKDDEGRIDFSHNPFSMPQGGLEALEGDPLDVLGYQYDLACNGYELISGAIRNHKPEIMYKAFELAGYPASEVEKRFGGMLNAFKYGAPPHGGCAAGIDRVVMLLADTANIREVIMFPMNQRAEDLLLGGPSDPTNEQLRELRLRVIPEE; this is translated from the coding sequence ATGCACGCCTATCGCACCCACACCTGCGCCGACCTCCGTTCGGAGCATGTTGGCGATAATATCCGCCTCGCCGGCTGGGTGCATCGGGTGCGCGATCATGGCGGCGTGCTGTTCATCGACCTGCGCGACCACTACGGCGTGACGCAGGTGCTGGCCGACACCGACAGCCCGGTCTTCTCGGAGCTTGAAAAGGTCCGCTCCGAATGGGTGATCCGCATCGACGGCACTGTGAAGGCGCGGGATGCAGCCCTTGTGAACCCGGAGATCCCGACCGGCGAGATCGAGGTCTTCGTCCGGGGGCTGGAGGTGCTGGGCAAAGCGGAGGAACTGCCGCTCCCGGTCTTCGGCGATCAGGACTATCCGGAGGAGACGCGGCTCAAGTACCGCTATCTCGACCTGCGCCGCGAGAGCCTGCACGACAACATGATCCTGCGCTCGAACGTGGTGAAGTCGATTCGCCAGCGGATGTGGGATATCGGCTTCAACGAGTTCCAGACACCGATCATCACGGCCTCCAGCCCCGAGGGCGCGCGCGACTTCCTCGTGCCCTCGCGCCTGCATCCGGGCAAGTTCTACGCGCTGCCCCAGGCGCCGCAGCAGTTCAAGCAGCTCATCATGGTGGGCGGCTTCGACAAGTACTTCCAGATCGCGCCGTGCTTCCGCGACGAAGACCCGCGCGCCGACCGCTCGCCCACCGATTTCTACCAGCTCGACATGGAGATGAGCTTCGTCGAGCAGGAGGACGTGTTCGCCACGATCCAGCCCGTGGTGCAGGGCCTGTTCGAGGAGTTCGGCGGCGGGCGCAAGGTCGATGCCGACTGGCCGCGCATTCCCTATGCCGAGGCGATGCTGAAGTACGGCTCCGACAAGCCGGACCTGCGCAACCCGATCGAGATGCAGGTGGTCAGCGACCACTTCCGCGGATCGGGCTTCGCGATCTTCGCCAAGTTGCTGGAGCAGGAGGGGACGGAGATCCGCGCGATCCCGGCGCCGACGGGTGGCAGCCGCAAGTTCTGCGACCGGATGAACAAGTTCGCGCAGGAGCAAGGGCTGCCGGGGATGGGCTATATCTTCTGGCGCGACGCCGAGGGCGGGATGGAAGCCGCCGGCCCCCTCGCCAAGAACATCGGACCTGAGCGGACCGAGGCGATCCGGCAGCAGCTCGGTCTGGGCGTCGGCGACGCGGCCTTCTTCCTCGGCGGTAAGCCCGAGACCTTCGAGGGTGTCGCGGGCCGCGCGCGCAACGTGATCGGCGAGGAGCTGGGCCTCAGCGAGACCGACAGCTTCCGCTTCGCCTGGATCGTCGACTTCCCGATGTATGAGAAGGATGACGAGGGCCGGATCGATTTCTCGCACAACCCGTTCTCCATGCCGCAGGGCGGGCTGGAGGCGCTGGAGGGCGACCCGCTCGACGTGCTCGGCTACCAGTACGACCTCGCCTGCAACGGCTACGAGCTGATCTCGGGCGCGATCCGGAACCACAAGCCGGAGATCATGTACAAGGCGTTCGAGCTGGCGGGCTACCCGGCCTCCGAGGTGGAGAAGCGGTTCGGCGGGATGCTGAACGCCTTTAAGTATGGTGCGCCGCCGCATGGCGGCTGTGCCGCGGGCATCGACCGGGTCGTGATGCTGCTGGCCGATACGGCGAATATCCGCGAGGTCATCATGTTCCCGATGAACCAGCGCGCCGAGGACCTGCTGCTCGGCGGCCCGTCGGACCCGACCAACGAACAGCTCCGGGAGTTGCGCCTGCGGGTGATCCCGGAGGAGTGA
- a CDS encoding nucleoside deaminase, whose translation MSPFNSLMDLALEEARAAAGRGEVPVGAVVSRGGEVIAAAGNWTRELNDPTAHAEMLAIRAACAALGVERLTGCDLHVTLEPCPMCAAAIANARIGRLYYGASDPKSGGVEQGPRIFSHPQCHHVPEIYAGIGERAAAELLTTFFADRR comes from the coding sequence ATGAGCCCGTTCAACTCCCTGATGGATCTCGCGCTGGAGGAGGCGCGCGCCGCCGCCGGGCGCGGCGAAGTGCCGGTCGGCGCCGTGGTCTCGCGCGGCGGCGAGGTGATCGCTGCGGCAGGCAACTGGACGCGGGAGCTCAACGATCCCACCGCCCATGCCGAGATGCTGGCGATCCGGGCCGCGTGCGCGGCACTCGGCGTCGAGCGGCTGACCGGGTGCGACCTGCATGTGACGCTCGAGCCCTGTCCGATGTGTGCCGCCGCCATCGCCAACGCCCGGATCGGGCGGCTCTACTACGGCGCCTCCGATCCGAAGTCGGGTGGGGTGGAGCAGGGGCCGCGGATCTTCAGCCACCCGCAATGCCACCATGTCCCGGAGATCTATGCCGGAATTGGCGAGCGGGCGGCCGCGGAGCTGCTGACGACGTTCTTCGCGGACAGACGATAA
- a CDS encoding SRPBCC family protein — protein sequence MNLTATTMVDAPPQALFDLLNDPDRLAALTEALTLEADGDDRWQASATFQGREETAQLDRVAAETPERIAYVATARGLELTATAQIGAEGAGSALGVDLSLVSRSMKGKMMLQGLKLAQPQLEKGLGRLLDRLAREASAA from the coding sequence ATGAACCTCACCGCGACCACGATGGTCGACGCCCCGCCGCAGGCCCTCTTCGATCTGCTGAACGATCCAGATCGCCTCGCAGCCCTGACGGAGGCCCTGACGCTGGAGGCCGATGGCGACGACCGCTGGCAGGCGAGCGCGACGTTCCAGGGGCGGGAGGAGACGGCACAGCTCGACCGCGTCGCCGCCGAAACGCCGGAGCGGATCGCCTATGTCGCCACGGCCCGCGGGCTGGAGCTGACGGCAACGGCCCAGATCGGGGCAGAGGGCGCGGGCAGTGCGCTCGGCGTCGATCTCAGCCTCGTCTCGCGCAGCATGAAGGGCAAGATGATGCTCCAGGGTCTGAAGCTCGCCCAGCCGCAGCTCGAGAAGGGGCTCGGCCGTCTGCTCGACCGGCTGGCGCGGGAGGCGAGTGCCGCCTGA
- a CDS encoding DUF2239 family protein, translating into MLGIDPTQTVTAFAGHRRIARGPLPEVAAAVAACGEDALVWSDRTGRVIDLDLRGGPAAVRERYTPEEAPRRGRPKLGVTAREVTLLPRHWDWLSAQPGGASATLRRLVEQARRAERAADVVPPSRKQATCEFLTAAAGDLPDFEEAMRALFADDLPAMEARMADWPTDIIDQARHMLAYDDA; encoded by the coding sequence ATGCTCGGTATCGACCCCACCCAGACCGTCACCGCCTTCGCCGGGCACCGCCGCATCGCGCGCGGGCCGCTGCCGGAGGTCGCCGCCGCCGTCGCGGCCTGCGGCGAGGATGCCCTCGTGTGGTCCGATCGGACTGGCCGCGTCATCGACCTCGACCTGCGCGGCGGACCCGCGGCGGTGCGCGAGCGCTACACGCCGGAGGAGGCGCCTCGCCGCGGCCGCCCGAAGCTCGGCGTCACCGCGCGGGAGGTCACGCTACTGCCCCGCCACTGGGACTGGCTCTCCGCCCAGCCCGGCGGCGCCTCGGCAACGCTGCGCCGGCTGGTGGAGCAGGCCCGGCGCGCCGAACGCGCGGCCGATGTGGTCCCTCCCTCGCGCAAGCAGGCGACCTGCGAGTTCCTGACCGCGGCCGCCGGGGACCTGCCGGATTTCGAGGAGGCGATGCGCGCCCTCTTCGCCGACGACCTGCCCGCGATGGAGGCGCGCATGGCCGACTGGCCCACGGACATCATCGACCAGGCGCGGCACATGCTGGCCTATGACGATGCCTGA
- the nudC gene encoding NAD(+) diphosphatase — MPDIDVTFGGADLDRAAHLRDRPEGLAAAWTHPDTRVAAFWRGKPLLTEGEAPRLVWLEREHPVLDHAEEPPILLGLTQEGDPRFAADLTGWEAPVSDPDLLKQFLDPSRNPAEGLPEGTSFGDLRANMGRLEGGDAGNAAMARGMLEWHRTHRFCARCGHASDLAKGGWSRKCPACGASHFPRTDPVVIMLVTHGNDVLLGRSPGWPEGMYSLLAGFMEPGETIEAAVRRETVEEAGIQVGEVGYLASQPWPFPASLMIGCTGEALERDLRLDPVELDDAIWVSRERCAAAMDGRDPMLRPARKGAIARTLLDLWLRDTLPETN; from the coding sequence ATGCCCGACATCGATGTCACCTTCGGCGGCGCCGATCTCGACCGCGCCGCCCATCTGCGCGACCGGCCCGAGGGGCTGGCGGCCGCCTGGACGCATCCCGACACGCGCGTCGCCGCCTTCTGGCGCGGCAAGCCGCTGCTGACCGAGGGCGAGGCGCCGCGCCTCGTCTGGCTGGAGCGGGAGCATCCGGTGCTGGATCACGCTGAGGAGCCGCCGATCCTGCTCGGCCTCACGCAGGAGGGCGATCCACGCTTCGCCGCCGACCTCACCGGGTGGGAGGCGCCGGTCTCCGATCCAGACCTGCTGAAACAGTTCCTCGACCCGTCCCGCAACCCGGCCGAGGGGCTGCCCGAGGGCACGTCCTTCGGCGATCTGCGCGCCAATATGGGCCGCCTCGAAGGGGGCGATGCGGGCAATGCCGCGATGGCGCGCGGGATGCTGGAATGGCACCGCACCCACCGCTTCTGCGCGCGCTGCGGCCATGCGTCGGACCTGGCCAAGGGGGGCTGGTCGCGCAAGTGCCCGGCCTGCGGCGCCTCGCATTTCCCGCGCACCGACCCCGTCGTCATCATGCTGGTGACCCACGGCAATGACGTCCTGCTTGGCCGCTCGCCGGGCTGGCCCGAGGGGATGTATTCGCTCCTCGCCGGTTTCATGGAGCCCGGCGAAACCATCGAGGCCGCCGTGCGCCGTGAAACGGTGGAGGAGGCGGGCATCCAGGTCGGCGAGGTCGGCTATCTCGCCTCGCAGCCCTGGCCCTTTCCCGCCTCGCTGATGATCGGCTGTACGGGGGAGGCGCTGGAGCGCGACCTGCGCCTCGATCCCGTGGAGCTCGACGATGCGATCTGGGTGAGCCGGGAGCGCTGCGCCGCCGCGATGGATGGCCGCGACCCGATGCTGCGGCCGGCCAGGAAGGGGGCGATTGCCCGCACCCTGCTCGACCTGTGGTTACGTGATACCTTGCCGGAGACGAATTGA
- the ftsY gene encoding signal recognition particle-docking protein FtsY — protein MSFFGKLKARLTKSSSKIEEGLDAIVEEQAEAPAPAPEPVKVEQIEETPRQRPGLLSRALGRPEAPRRVMDDAMLESLEELLIQADMGVETSLKVAARLAEGRFGKRLSTAEIQQALSAEVSAIIEPVSKPLPLYAKKPQVVLVVGVNGSGKTTTIGKLASQFRAAGKKVVIAAGDTFRAAAVEQLQIWGERAGVPVMTAAQGSDPASLAFDAMTKAEEDGADLLMIDTAGRLQNRADLMEELAKIVRVIRKKDPDAPHNTLLVLDATTGQNALSQVETFQKIADVTGLVMTKLDGTAKGGVLVALADRFGLPIHAIGVGEQIDDLAPFDPDEFAKALTGAEA, from the coding sequence ATGTCCTTCTTCGGCAAGCTCAAGGCCCGGCTCACCAAATCCTCCTCCAAGATCGAGGAGGGGCTGGACGCCATCGTCGAGGAACAGGCCGAGGCGCCGGCACCCGCCCCGGAGCCCGTGAAGGTCGAGCAGATCGAGGAGACGCCGCGCCAGCGCCCCGGCCTCCTCTCCCGCGCGCTCGGCCGGCCCGAGGCGCCGCGCCGGGTCATGGACGACGCGATGCTCGAAAGCCTGGAGGAGCTTCTGATCCAGGCGGATATGGGCGTGGAGACCTCGCTGAAGGTTGCTGCCCGCCTCGCCGAGGGCCGCTTCGGCAAGCGCCTCTCCACGGCCGAGATCCAGCAGGCACTGTCGGCCGAGGTCTCCGCCATTATCGAGCCGGTCTCGAAGCCCCTGCCGCTCTACGCGAAGAAGCCGCAGGTCGTGCTGGTGGTGGGCGTCAACGGCTCCGGCAAGACGACGACGATCGGCAAGCTCGCCTCCCAGTTCCGCGCCGCGGGCAAGAAGGTGGTGATCGCCGCCGGCGACACCTTCCGCGCGGCGGCCGTCGAGCAGCTCCAGATCTGGGGGGAGCGGGCGGGCGTGCCGGTGATGACCGCGGCCCAGGGCTCCGACCCCGCCTCCCTCGCCTTCGACGCGATGACGAAGGCGGAGGAGGACGGCGCGGACCTCCTGATGATCGACACGGCCGGACGGCTGCAGAACCGCGCCGACCTGATGGAGGAGCTCGCCAAGATCGTCCGCGTGATCCGCAAGAAGGACCCAGATGCGCCGCACAACACGCTGCTGGTTCTGGACGCGACAACCGGGCAGAACGCGCTCAGCCAGGTCGAGACCTTCCAGAAGATCGCCGACGTGACGGGCCTCGTGATGACCAAGCTCGACGGGACGGCGAAGGGCGGCGTGCTGGTGGCGCTCGCGGACCGCTTCGGCCTGCCGATCCACGCGATCGGCGTCGGCGAACAGATCGACGACCTCGCCCCCTTCGACCCCGACGAATTCGCGAAGGCCCTGACGGGGGCGGAGGCCTGA
- a CDS encoding hemerythrin domain-containing protein, which translates to MTSIYDAILDDHATHRDLLNRLADTSGDSAKRREAWTTFYYDVKSHAAAEEETFYSKLIAETWGQDAARHSVHEHQQMDDLMEELNGMDMSSPGWLAKFKELKHEYEHHMEEEENEVFTRAKKVIGEEDNDAFGARFLERKKEERQLVDEKVEDSLED; encoded by the coding sequence ATGACATCTATTTACGATGCGATACTGGACGATCACGCAACCCATCGCGACCTTCTGAACCGCCTCGCCGACACCTCGGGCGACAGCGCGAAGCGGCGCGAGGCGTGGACCACCTTCTACTACGACGTGAAGAGCCACGCGGCCGCGGAGGAAGAAACCTTCTACTCCAAGCTCATCGCCGAGACCTGGGGCCAGGACGCCGCCCGGCATTCGGTGCACGAGCACCAGCAGATGGACGACCTGATGGAGGAGCTGAACGGGATGGACATGTCCTCCCCCGGCTGGCTCGCCAAGTTCAAGGAGCTCAAGCACGAATACGAGCACCACATGGAGGAAGAGGAGAACGAGGTTTTCACCCGCGCGAAGAAGGTGATCGGCGAGGAGGACAACGACGCCTTCGGCGCCCGCTTCCTCGAGCGGAAGAAGGAAGAGCGCCAATTGGTGGACGAGAAGGTCGAGGACAGCCTCGAGGACTGA